In Bacteriovorax sp. Seq25_V, the following are encoded in one genomic region:
- a CDS encoding 3-oxoacyl-ACP synthase III family protein, protein MNFSSRITGVGSFVPKNIFTNHDLEKMMDTSDEWIQQRTGIVERRWVDQGTSTSDLAVEASIEAIKNAGIDKSEIDMIVFATLSPDHDFPGSGCFLQAKLGIPEIPAIDIRQQCTGFIYAMSIADKFIKSGSHKNILVVGAEVHSKGLDRTPEGRNVGVLFGDGAGAVVMSQCSVSDSSKDSHFINAHLHCDGSYAKELWLPAPGTGFDEPDRMNQKMLDEKLHYPYMNGKTVFVHAVKRMSESLSRLCAEQGVTIDDIDLFLFHQANLRINSKIAEMMNIPEEKVFNTIQKYGNTTAATIPLGMNDAIKEGKLKPGMLVASAAFGSGFTWASALYRF, encoded by the coding sequence ATGAATTTTTCAAGTCGTATTACTGGTGTTGGTTCTTTTGTACCAAAAAATATTTTCACAAATCATGATCTCGAAAAAATGATGGATACTTCTGATGAATGGATTCAGCAGAGAACTGGAATTGTTGAAAGACGTTGGGTAGATCAGGGGACATCTACTTCCGATCTTGCTGTTGAAGCAAGTATTGAGGCAATTAAGAATGCAGGTATCGATAAGTCAGAAATTGATATGATTGTATTTGCTACACTATCTCCAGACCATGACTTTCCAGGAAGTGGATGTTTCTTACAAGCAAAACTTGGTATTCCTGAAATTCCTGCGATTGATATAAGACAGCAGTGTACGGGCTTTATCTATGCGATGAGTATTGCTGATAAATTCATTAAGAGTGGATCACATAAAAATATTCTTGTCGTAGGAGCCGAGGTTCATTCTAAAGGTTTAGATAGAACACCTGAGGGAAGAAATGTTGGAGTTCTTTTTGGAGATGGTGCAGGTGCAGTGGTAATGAGCCAGTGTAGTGTTTCTGACTCTTCTAAAGATTCTCACTTTATCAATGCACACCTTCATTGTGACGGATCATATGCTAAAGAGTTGTGGTTACCAGCTCCTGGTACTGGATTTGATGAGCCTGATAGAATGAATCAAAAGATGTTAGATGAAAAGTTACATTATCCGTATATGAATGGGAAAACAGTTTTCGTTCATGCTGTTAAGAGAATGTCTGAGTCTCTTAGTCGCCTATGTGCAGAGCAAGGTGTGACTATTGATGATATTGATCTTTTCTTATTTCACCAAGCAAACTTAAGAATTAATTCTAAGATTGCAGAAATGATGAATATTCCAGAAGAAAAAGTATTTAATACTATTCAAAAGTACGGGAATACAACTGCTGCAACCATTCCTCTAGGAATGAATGATGCAATCAAGGAAGGTAAATTAAAGCCTGGGATGCTTGTTGCTTCTGCTGCTTTTGGTTCTGGGTTTACTTGGGCTTCTGCTCTTTATAGATTCTAA
- a CDS encoding NADP(H)-dependent aldo-keto reductase produces MLYRKLGNTNIDVSVICLGTMTWGEQNTQAEAHEQLDYALSQGVNFIDTAEMYPVPPMAETYSATETIIGNWEGLHKNRDKIVLASKVAGPNNSMPYIRDGVHRLNEKNIVSACDASLSRLKTDYIDLYQLHWPDRTTNYFGVRGYQHNYDEEAIEIEETLHALQVLIKAGKIRHIGVSNETPWGLMKFLEHSKHLNLPRVMSVQNPYSLLNRSYEVGMSEISIRENAGLLAYSPLGFGVLSGKYLGGQRPEGARLTKWTRFSRYNGEIATQATELYVNLARKHGLDPAQMALAYVNSRDFVTSNIIGATKMDQLESNIDSINIELSDEVISDIEAIHSIMPNPCP; encoded by the coding sequence ATGTTATACAGAAAACTTGGTAATACAAATATTGATGTATCAGTCATTTGCCTTGGAACGATGACTTGGGGAGAACAAAACACTCAAGCAGAAGCACATGAACAACTTGACTATGCCTTATCACAAGGCGTGAACTTTATAGACACTGCTGAAATGTATCCTGTACCGCCAATGGCAGAAACATATAGCGCAACTGAAACTATTATTGGAAACTGGGAAGGTTTGCACAAGAACAGAGATAAAATCGTTCTTGCTTCAAAAGTCGCAGGGCCAAATAACTCAATGCCATATATAAGAGATGGAGTTCATCGTCTGAACGAGAAGAATATTGTCTCTGCATGCGATGCAAGTTTATCTCGTTTGAAAACTGACTATATCGACCTATACCAACTTCACTGGCCAGATAGAACAACAAACTACTTTGGAGTACGTGGTTATCAGCATAACTATGACGAGGAAGCTATTGAGATCGAAGAAACTCTTCATGCTCTTCAGGTGCTTATAAAGGCAGGAAAAATACGTCATATTGGTGTTTCAAATGAAACTCCGTGGGGTTTAATGAAGTTTCTAGAACATAGTAAACATCTTAACCTCCCAAGAGTAATGAGTGTTCAAAATCCTTACAGTCTTCTTAATCGCTCTTATGAAGTTGGGATGTCTGAAATCTCAATCAGAGAGAATGCTGGACTGCTAGCATACTCTCCACTTGGATTTGGAGTCCTATCCGGGAAGTATCTTGGAGGACAAAGACCAGAAGGTGCAAGATTAACAAAATGGACTCGCTTCTCACGATATAATGGAGAAATTGCAACTCAAGCAACTGAGCTATATGTTAACCTTGCCCGTAAGCATGGGCTCGATCCAGCGCAAATGGCACTGGCCTATGTAAACTCGCGAGATTTTGTAACTTCAAATATTATCGGGGCAACAAAAATGGATCAGTTAGAGAGCAATATTGATTCAATTAATATTGAACTATCTGATGAAGTTATCTCAGATATTGAAGCAATTCATTCAATCATGCCTAATCCATGCCCATAA
- a CDS encoding VC0807 family protein has translation MENTENKKKDSGFLNLIINVVIPSVILTKFSSEEHLGQVYSLVLALSFPIIYGAYDFFTKKKFNFISALGLISVLLTGGIGLFKLNKTWMVVKETSIPLIIGIAVLISQRTKYPLVRTILAQIFNLEKIDEEFKNSGHENLFEKKIASAGIWLSCTFFLSAVLNYVLAVMILQGEPGSVEFNESLGKMTALSFPVISVPTLIFLGFIIYGLINSIKKHTTLEIEEFLNQ, from the coding sequence ATGGAAAATACAGAAAATAAAAAGAAAGACAGTGGATTTTTAAATCTTATTATCAACGTTGTTATCCCAAGTGTTATCTTGACCAAATTTAGCTCTGAAGAGCATCTTGGACAAGTTTATTCGCTGGTTCTCGCCCTCTCGTTCCCAATCATCTATGGAGCATATGACTTCTTTACGAAGAAAAAGTTTAACTTCATCTCAGCTTTAGGACTTATCAGTGTTTTATTAACAGGTGGTATTGGACTTTTCAAATTAAATAAAACCTGGATGGTTGTTAAGGAGACTTCTATTCCTCTTATTATTGGTATTGCGGTTCTTATTTCTCAACGAACAAAGTATCCTTTAGTCAGAACAATACTCGCACAGATTTTTAATCTTGAAAAAATTGATGAAGAATTCAAAAATTCTGGTCATGAAAATCTTTTTGAGAAAAAGATAGCGTCTGCCGGTATTTGGCTGAGTTGTACATTTTTTCTATCTGCAGTGCTTAATTATGTCTTGGCCGTAATGATTCTCCAAGGCGAGCCTGGTTCTGTCGAGTTCAATGAAAGCCTTGGAAAAATGACAGCACTAAGCTTTCCAGTGATCTCTGTTCCAACCCTAATCTTTCTTGGCTTCATTATCTACGGGTTAATTAACAGTATAAAGAAACACACAACTTTAGAAATTGAAGAGTTTCTAAATCAGTAA
- a CDS encoding S8 family peptidase: MKRIFVAAALVFATPVLAQNFNGYIVKLKNNAESFSLPKSMSAVETLSTSFGTYAVVQPAEGLEQESVEMLKNDSNIEYVEKNWIVTLDNEVTSEVMTSTDSMYSKQWGLKNTGTNSGGWFSSGKAGEDVNAERAWEIQKGNKDIVVAVIDTGIDYRHPDLQANLWVNEAEKNGEPGVDDDGNGFVDDVYGYDFANNDADPIDGHSHGTHCAGVIGAAHNGQGVMGVMSKVKLMGIKFLSDSGSGETIGAIKSIEYAIKNGANIMSNSWGGGERSEALKEAIVAAKDAGILFVAAAGNESNNNDSRPTYPASYDVENVITVGAMDGKGNKASFSNYGKESVHVFAPGVNILSTVKNGGYQKMSGTSMATPMVSGVLGLLLSQEEGINFSDAKTRLMESTVRNSSLSKFSIDGRVDAFRMLRGERN; the protein is encoded by the coding sequence ATGAAAAGAATTTTTGTTGCTGCCGCTCTGGTATTCGCGACTCCTGTGCTTGCTCAGAACTTTAATGGTTACATTGTTAAATTAAAAAATAACGCAGAAAGTTTTTCTCTTCCAAAGTCAATGAGTGCAGTAGAGACACTTAGTACAAGTTTTGGTACTTATGCTGTTGTTCAACCTGCTGAAGGTCTTGAACAAGAATCTGTAGAAATGCTTAAGAATGATTCAAATATCGAATACGTTGAAAAAAACTGGATTGTCACACTTGATAATGAAGTAACTTCTGAAGTTATGACATCAACAGATTCAATGTATTCTAAGCAGTGGGGTTTAAAGAACACAGGAACAAATAGCGGTGGTTGGTTCTCTTCTGGTAAGGCCGGGGAAGATGTTAACGCTGAAAGAGCTTGGGAAATTCAAAAAGGTAATAAAGATATCGTTGTAGCAGTTATCGATACTGGTATCGATTATAGACATCCGGATCTTCAGGCAAACCTATGGGTGAATGAAGCTGAGAAGAATGGGGAGCCGGGAGTTGATGATGATGGGAACGGATTTGTTGACGATGTTTATGGATACGACTTTGCTAATAATGACGCAGACCCAATCGATGGTCATTCACATGGTACTCACTGTGCTGGTGTTATTGGCGCTGCTCATAATGGCCAAGGTGTAATGGGTGTGATGAGTAAAGTTAAGCTAATGGGGATCAAGTTTCTTTCTGATAGTGGAAGTGGAGAAACTATTGGCGCAATCAAGTCTATTGAATACGCAATTAAAAATGGTGCAAATATTATGTCTAATTCTTGGGGTGGAGGAGAAAGATCTGAAGCACTTAAAGAAGCAATTGTTGCGGCGAAAGACGCTGGAATCCTTTTTGTAGCTGCTGCTGGAAATGAGTCAAATAATAATGATTCAAGACCAACTTACCCAGCCAGCTATGATGTAGAAAACGTTATTACTGTTGGTGCAATGGATGGTAAAGGGAATAAGGCAAGTTTTTCTAACTATGGAAAAGAGTCTGTTCACGTTTTCGCTCCAGGTGTAAATATTCTTTCAACTGTTAAGAATGGTGGATACCAAAAAATGTCAGGAACTTCGATGGCAACTCCAATGGTTTCAGGTGTACTTGGTCTTCTACTTTCTCAAGAAGAGGGAATTAATTTTTCTGATGCTAAGACTAGATTAATGGAATCTACTGTTAGAAACTCATCACTTTCTAAATTCTCTATCGACGGTAGAGTTGATGCATTTAGAATGCTTAGAGGTGAGAGAAACTAA
- a CDS encoding putative zinc-binding metallopeptidase: protein MKKLRFICLIFLQLTSSWALESYDQPDLTNSKAAQCLPKNEDLQTYLTSKHKRTYEPIEWKGIKIQAPRTGLVQLLNRFFYSDTYKESFYSNIDIIKGYPGIETCKHEVCIADKIFGKGLGVYYFYFLDKFNFNLSPYATKFYGKDDHYENRNFFNKEELESIRAALHMLPSTVFKHYKFGTHFKKIAKYDGNVIADSALRFYNLFSDIPRNEKITTILHEIGHNISDMTAIDEHDYTHYWVSLSSWQSETTDPRDLKILDDSKNFVSNYSTSSPAEDFAESFSAYIVNPKFLEQNAPEKYRFLKDEVFKSIEYKTSNCMTRSSTSLKDILKGADPKQVTLACMDTFVDSIPTGDKLAIDKCILLNASRTQSIPLDFDLVADMSHSKEVKEYQDIIDNLISTFVTEIFKKPSYCKDYPNLAFEYKSNLFESGSNYTTHDQAENYCRWATRPLERENKELSDENIRSNFSKILKQRIF from the coding sequence ATGAAAAAGCTTAGATTTATCTGTCTTATTTTTCTACAACTTACATCTTCTTGGGCACTAGAATCTTATGACCAACCAGATTTAACAAATTCTAAGGCAGCTCAGTGCCTTCCAAAGAATGAAGATCTCCAAACTTATTTAACTTCAAAACACAAAAGAACATATGAACCTATCGAATGGAAAGGTATAAAAATTCAAGCACCTCGCACGGGGCTTGTTCAACTACTTAATCGCTTCTTTTATTCAGACACTTATAAAGAGTCTTTTTACTCTAATATCGATATCATTAAGGGCTACCCTGGAATTGAAACTTGTAAGCATGAAGTATGTATTGCAGATAAGATTTTTGGTAAAGGACTTGGCGTTTATTACTTTTACTTTTTAGATAAATTTAATTTCAACCTTTCACCATATGCGACAAAGTTCTACGGAAAGGATGATCATTATGAAAATAGGAACTTCTTTAACAAAGAAGAACTTGAATCAATCAGAGCAGCTCTTCATATGCTTCCAAGTACAGTTTTCAAACACTATAAGTTTGGTACACACTTTAAGAAAATCGCAAAGTACGATGGCAACGTAATTGCGGACAGTGCTCTTCGCTTTTATAACCTATTTAGTGACATACCTCGAAACGAGAAGATAACGACGATTCTTCACGAAATTGGTCATAATATCTCCGACATGACCGCAATCGATGAACATGACTATACACACTACTGGGTAAGCTTATCTTCATGGCAAAGTGAAACAACAGACCCGAGAGATTTGAAAATTCTCGATGACTCCAAGAACTTTGTTAGTAATTATTCAACATCATCACCAGCAGAAGACTTTGCAGAATCATTTTCTGCATATATTGTTAATCCAAAATTTCTTGAACAAAACGCACCTGAAAAATATAGATTTCTTAAAGACGAAGTTTTCAAATCAATTGAGTATAAAACTTCAAACTGTATGACAAGATCGTCAACAAGCCTTAAGGATATACTAAAAGGAGCTGATCCTAAACAAGTCACATTGGCATGTATGGACACATTCGTTGACAGTATTCCAACTGGAGATAAGCTGGCAATTGATAAGTGTATCTTATTAAATGCATCAAGAACTCAAAGTATCCCACTCGACTTTGATCTTGTTGCTGATATGTCACACTCGAAAGAAGTTAAAGAGTACCAAGATATCATAGATAATCTTATTTCAACATTCGTTACAGAGATTTTCAAAAAACCATCATACTGCAAGGATTATCCAAACCTGGCCTTTGAATACAAGAGTAATCTTTTTGAATCAGGATCAAATTACACAACACATGACCAAGCAGAGAATTATTGCCGCTGGGCAACTCGTCCACTTGAAAGAGAAAATAAAGAATTGAGTGATGAGAATATTCGCTCGAATTTTTCAAAGATTTTAAAGCAAAGAATCTTTTAG
- a CDS encoding NAD(P)-binding domain-containing protein — protein MIHEVAIIGAGPSGISLAQALKEKCISSIILEMGECGNSWANMPDHLGTITFWKSNCLRPKDLTMNKQNKISKASEIVQYLQYMAKGLDIRFSTKVESITKRESHYIVMTSSGEIEAKRVVLATGYFYNPFIPDFKKENVSLKEIHFAEYKNRASVGEAKNILVVGKGLSAGQIIEELCPHEDLDISISTRGDIKFGANDFLSKMTLFLLPLFDLLYGLVSNKKMIVPMGYGAKKYVKNRFPNIAKISEKRVFFSNGDSRDFDLIIYCTGFRSVASKILGEDKIINFESQKNEGVFYLGLEGLRNFKSRFLRGIREDAIALASIIEKKVKGEVR, from the coding sequence GTGATTCATGAAGTTGCGATAATAGGAGCTGGCCCAAGTGGAATCAGCTTGGCCCAAGCACTTAAAGAAAAGTGTATTTCAAGTATTATTCTTGAAATGGGGGAGTGCGGTAATTCATGGGCCAATATGCCAGATCATCTTGGGACAATTACCTTTTGGAAGTCTAATTGTCTGCGTCCAAAAGACTTGACCATGAATAAACAAAATAAAATTTCGAAAGCAAGTGAGATTGTTCAATATTTACAATACATGGCAAAAGGATTAGATATTCGTTTCTCCACGAAAGTGGAGTCGATCACTAAGAGAGAAAGTCACTATATTGTGATGACTAGTTCTGGTGAGATTGAAGCAAAGAGAGTCGTTCTTGCTACAGGATACTTTTACAATCCCTTTATTCCAGATTTTAAAAAAGAAAATGTTTCGCTTAAAGAAATTCACTTTGCTGAATATAAGAATAGAGCGAGTGTTGGTGAGGCTAAAAACATACTTGTCGTTGGAAAAGGTTTATCGGCCGGTCAAATTATTGAGGAACTTTGTCCTCATGAAGATCTTGATATTTCGATATCAACCCGTGGTGATATAAAATTTGGAGCGAATGATTTTCTTTCAAAGATGACTCTGTTTCTACTTCCTCTTTTTGATCTTCTTTATGGTCTAGTCAGTAATAAAAAGATGATTGTTCCAATGGGATATGGGGCAAAGAAATATGTTAAGAATCGATTTCCTAATATCGCAAAAATATCTGAGAAGAGAGTCTTCTTTAGCAATGGTGATTCGAGGGATTTTGATCTCATTATTTACTGTACTGGCTTTAGATCAGTTGCCAGTAAAATTCTTGGTGAGGACAAGATTATAAATTTTGAGTCTCAAAAAAATGAAGGAGTTTTTTATTTAGGCCTTGAAGGACTAAGAAACTTTAAAAGTCGATTTTTAAGGGGAATAAGAGAGGATGCGATTGCCTTAGCATCAATCATCGAGAAAAAAGTAAAAGGAGAAGTACGATGA
- a CDS encoding efflux RND transporter permease subunit, which produces MRHVLQYLLDRPLVTKFVFIFIFCASLLGVLKVQRTSYPQVDLHKVSIQTFYPGASPQDVENNVTSLIERELKRVSGIKYHSSRSLEGQSSIMIILDQDYSRLDTVKDNIQRAVDNVTNLPSRVKGRPIITEIKVENFPIYDVAIIWEGQSEAKTLELAKRLERKLLQLKDIVAVDISGERDRELIVQLDLEKINQLNLSFSEIIHVLKSNNIRSFGTKVESFIDERQILTISRFDSPEKLGELIVRSNDSGKSVQLKDIASIADGFSQKNIITRYNGKEGVGLWLYKSKSGDILNTVEKIKKTVSEFQNGLANDKVKFVTTHDLSLETKSRLNMVYGNIFLGLILVLVVLFIFFNAKMAFWVAMGIPFSLAFLWILMPILGITLNSISLCGIIIVLGMIVDDAIIVSESIYEREIINDESLIQAVLQVSRPIFSTIFTTIIAFLPIYFMPGMIGQFVKEIPSVVIITLVGSFIESLLFLPVHLRHVGKTESQSSLGKKILLKFQNIYSRSLGIFLENYKMSALAVLAFILSGTFLSIKTFKVVMFPENQSQRIYLYGDVKRGKTLNYTNSVVAEVEKILSPYVGKEVTSYRSRVGRNFEGQYHCEQCFYVKVELTHFTQRDKTALDIDSEIREKLKVVSDLKSFGIKIDSGAPPEKNDFEISFLSKDMQKRLSALEEVKTLLKSKNVVVTDDVEFLENSFVLEPDYAELSRLKVNLVDVTNALIVVYGGEVVGFFNQGLERTYYRVMAKKDANALENPLLGIKVLNANGRNIDISKVVKMRSQRALNSVYHYNGDVANTLFVAKTVKDVDVDYLRTITKEMVKDGKDIDVIISGKKIDSLNANYEVVLIFLLALLLIYFFLVIQFSSLWVPFIISSSIPVGMIGVVFTFYLHGMPISMMALLGLVGFSGVVINDALLMIEVISVLKNKEGCLVVDDLIIEARKRFTPIFLTTVTTIAGLAPSVYGFLGGTDAFVSPMVLAMGSGLLFGTISDLYLIPLIYRFIFAKRFGIS; this is translated from the coding sequence ATGAGACATGTACTCCAGTACTTACTTGATAGACCTCTTGTAACTAAGTTTGTCTTTATCTTTATCTTTTGTGCCTCTCTTTTAGGTGTTTTGAAGGTTCAGCGTACAAGTTATCCTCAAGTTGATCTTCATAAAGTATCAATTCAAACATTTTATCCAGGTGCTTCTCCACAAGATGTTGAAAATAATGTGACCTCCCTTATTGAAAGAGAGTTGAAAAGAGTATCTGGAATTAAGTATCATTCGTCTCGATCTCTTGAGGGACAATCTTCCATTATGATTATCTTAGACCAAGATTATTCTCGACTTGATACTGTAAAAGATAATATTCAAAGAGCTGTTGACAACGTAACAAATCTTCCTTCTCGAGTGAAGGGAAGGCCAATTATAACAGAAATAAAGGTTGAAAACTTCCCGATTTATGATGTTGCTATTATCTGGGAAGGACAAAGTGAAGCAAAAACACTTGAGCTTGCCAAGCGTCTTGAAAGAAAACTTCTTCAGTTAAAGGATATCGTGGCCGTAGATATCAGTGGAGAGAGAGACAGAGAGTTAATTGTTCAGCTTGACCTCGAAAAAATTAATCAGCTTAATCTTTCTTTTAGTGAAATTATCCATGTGCTAAAAAGCAATAATATTCGTTCTTTTGGAACAAAGGTTGAATCATTTATTGATGAGAGACAAATTTTAACAATTTCTCGTTTTGATTCTCCTGAAAAGCTTGGCGAGTTAATTGTGAGATCTAACGATTCAGGCAAGAGTGTTCAATTAAAGGATATTGCTAGTATTGCGGATGGATTTAGTCAAAAGAATATTATTACGAGATATAATGGAAAAGAAGGAGTCGGGCTTTGGCTATATAAGAGTAAAAGTGGCGATATTCTAAATACAGTCGAGAAAATAAAAAAGACTGTTTCTGAGTTCCAAAATGGACTTGCAAATGACAAAGTAAAATTTGTAACAACACATGATCTTTCACTTGAGACGAAATCTCGCTTAAATATGGTTTATGGCAACATCTTCTTAGGTCTTATTCTTGTGCTCGTTGTTCTCTTTATTTTCTTTAATGCGAAAATGGCATTCTGGGTAGCAATGGGAATTCCGTTTAGTTTAGCATTTCTATGGATATTAATGCCTATACTGGGTATTACGCTTAACTCTATATCTTTGTGTGGAATTATTATTGTTCTTGGTATGATTGTGGATGATGCAATTATTGTTTCAGAATCTATTTATGAACGAGAAATTATTAATGATGAAAGTCTAATTCAAGCTGTCTTGCAAGTCTCTCGACCGATTTTTAGTACTATTTTTACTACAATTATTGCTTTTTTACCAATTTACTTCATGCCTGGTATGATTGGACAGTTTGTAAAAGAAATTCCCTCTGTTGTAATTATCACATTAGTAGGTAGCTTTATTGAGTCGTTGCTATTTTTACCTGTACATTTACGTCATGTAGGAAAGACCGAATCACAAAGCTCTTTAGGGAAAAAGATTCTTTTAAAATTTCAAAATATCTATTCTAGGTCATTAGGTATATTCCTTGAAAATTATAAGATGTCTGCTCTGGCGGTATTAGCATTTATTTTGAGCGGGACGTTTTTAAGTATAAAAACTTTTAAAGTGGTAATGTTCCCAGAGAATCAATCTCAGCGGATATATTTATATGGCGATGTTAAAAGAGGTAAAACCTTAAACTACACTAACTCTGTGGTTGCTGAGGTTGAAAAGATACTATCTCCTTATGTGGGAAAAGAGGTTACATCTTACCGTTCAAGAGTTGGAAGGAATTTCGAAGGCCAATATCACTGTGAACAGTGCTTTTATGTGAAAGTTGAGTTAACTCACTTTACTCAAAGGGATAAGACTGCTCTTGATATTGATAGTGAGATAAGAGAAAAGCTTAAAGTTGTAAGTGACTTGAAAAGTTTTGGAATAAAGATTGATTCCGGTGCACCACCAGAGAAGAATGACTTCGAGATTAGTTTTCTCTCCAAAGATATGCAAAAGCGTCTGTCTGCACTTGAAGAAGTGAAAACCCTTCTTAAAAGTAAGAATGTTGTCGTTACAGATGATGTTGAGTTTCTAGAAAACTCTTTTGTTCTTGAACCTGATTATGCGGAATTGTCTCGCTTGAAAGTTAATCTCGTTGATGTAACCAATGCCTTAATTGTTGTATATGGTGGGGAAGTTGTTGGTTTTTTTAACCAAGGTTTGGAGAGAACATATTATCGAGTGATGGCGAAAAAGGATGCGAATGCGCTGGAAAATCCACTCCTTGGGATCAAGGTTTTGAATGCGAATGGAAGAAATATTGATATCTCAAAAGTCGTGAAGATGAGAAGTCAGCGGGCCTTAAATAGTGTTTATCACTATAATGGTGATGTTGCGAATACTCTCTTTGTTGCAAAGACTGTTAAAGATGTGGACGTTGATTATTTAAGAACGATTACAAAAGAAATGGTTAAAGATGGTAAAGATATTGATGTTATTATTTCAGGAAAAAAGATAGACTCTTTGAATGCAAATTATGAAGTAGTGCTAATTTTCTTGCTTGCTCTACTACTTATTTACTTCTTCCTTGTTATTCAGTTTTCGTCTTTGTGGGTGCCATTTATTATTTCATCATCAATTCCTGTGGGAATGATTGGAGTCGTTTTTACTTTTTATTTACATGGAATGCCCATTTCGATGATGGCGCTATTGGGTCTTGTAGGGTTTTCAGGAGTTGTTATCAACGATGCTCTTTTAATGATTGAAGTAATTAGTGTGTTAAAAAATAAAGAAGGTTGTCTAGTTGTTGACGATCTCATTATTGAGGCAAGGAAACGTTTTACTCCCATTTTTTTGACAACTGTTACAACAATTGCAGGCCTCGCCCCAAGTGTTTATGGTTTTCTTGGGGGGACAGATGCTTTTGTTTCTCCAATGGTTCTCGCGATGGGAAGTGGTTTGTTATTTGGTACGATCTCTGATCTATATCTGATCCCACTTATTTATCGCTTTATTTTTGCTAAAAGATTTGGAATTTCGTAA
- a CDS encoding lysylphosphatidylglycerol synthase domain-containing protein, with protein MRAKVLGYIQNVIFFAGFVFICHFLIINSRKIPSFGFLVYFGLIFNYFLFYLFLSFGQRSVFKNGIGVLKLLDVNILSNFLNLILPLKAGIIYKASVIKNNHGISYREFSIKMLSLSLISLLIVFLALAILLCFWQSGAVHSVYIDRYFYFVITAIVSILSIVIVVISKKIQSLDRVSLIKIMTFYFFSSVTYIIKFLIYIYAFGLNSSLYEVSVMTYLILAAGFISVLPGNIGLRELSLIGVLSMFQVDGDRAVLIAFLDRLIQILFLGGYSLVSLAIKKYKQESVTGFEWNY; from the coding sequence ATGAGAGCAAAGGTTCTAGGTTATATTCAAAATGTAATCTTCTTCGCAGGTTTTGTCTTTATTTGCCATTTCTTGATTATAAATAGTCGTAAGATTCCTAGCTTTGGTTTTCTAGTATACTTTGGTCTTATTTTTAATTATTTTCTTTTTTATTTATTTCTCTCTTTCGGGCAGAGGTCTGTTTTTAAAAATGGTATAGGTGTTTTAAAGTTATTGGATGTTAATATCCTGTCTAATTTCTTAAATCTTATTCTTCCGCTTAAAGCAGGGATTATTTATAAAGCTTCTGTTATCAAGAATAATCATGGTATCTCATATCGTGAATTTAGTATAAAGATGTTGTCTCTTTCTCTTATTAGTTTGCTTATTGTCTTTTTGGCCTTGGCCATCCTTTTATGCTTTTGGCAAAGCGGTGCAGTTCACAGTGTTTATATTGATCGTTATTTCTACTTTGTAATCACAGCAATCGTCTCAATCCTTTCAATCGTTATTGTGGTCATTTCGAAAAAGATTCAAAGTCTTGATCGAGTATCTCTGATTAAAATCATGACTTTTTATTTCTTTAGTTCAGTGACATATATAATAAAATTTCTTATTTATATCTATGCTTTTGGCCTTAATTCTTCGCTTTATGAAGTTAGTGTCATGACCTACTTGATTTTGGCAGCAGGTTTTATTTCGGTGCTTCCCGGTAATATCGGTTTGAGAGAATTGAGTTTAATAGGCGTGCTTTCAATGTTTCAAGTTGATGGAGACAGAGCTGTTCTTATTGCTTTTCTTGATCGCTTGATACAGATTTTATTCCTTGGTGGCTACAGCCTTGTATCTTTAGCGATAAAAAAGTATAAGCAAGAATCAGTGACAGGATTTGAATGGAATTACTAA
- a CDS encoding group II truncated hemoglobin — protein sequence MELLNKIKSMLSKETKPILPYDQIGGEEVLQKLVDRFYFHMDTNLQAKECRDLHAKSLESANKKLFMFLSGWLGGPSLYIEAYGHPMMRRRHFPFKIGPKERDQWLLCMRLSLSELNLEAKLDSQLWEGFRKFAEHMRNHED from the coding sequence ATGGAATTACTAAATAAAATTAAATCGATGCTAAGTAAAGAAACAAAACCAATTCTTCCCTATGATCAAATTGGAGGGGAAGAGGTCCTACAAAAACTAGTTGATCGCTTCTACTTCCATATGGATACTAATCTCCAGGCAAAGGAGTGTCGTGATCTTCATGCCAAAAGTCTAGAAAGTGCCAACAAAAAACTATTTATGTTTCTCTCTGGTTGGCTTGGTGGGCCTTCTCTGTATATTGAGGCCTACGGTCATCCGATGATGAGACGTCGCCATTTCCCATTTAAAATTGGTCCTAAGGAAAGAGATCAGTGGTTATTATGTATGAGGCTAAGTCTTTCTGAGTTAAATCTTGAGGCCAAGCTTGATAGTCAACTCTGGGAGGGGTTTAGAAAGTTCGCTGAGCATATGAGAAATCACGAGGATTAA